The genome window TTCCCAAGGAGTACAGGTCAGCATATATGGTTCTTCCATCCACCGTTTTATCTCCGGAGCAGCCCTAGGAAACCAGCCAGGCTGAGAGTGGCTGCCAGATTCTCTTTGCAGCAGCTACTGGCTGGCTGCTAGATTCTCTTTGTGGAGGTGTTTCTTCTCTGTACTCTGTGAATCATTTATGTGTGTACTGATATTGTCAGTAGTAAATATTGTAATCTACAGAGAAATAGAAATAGTAGTGCAAAGATATACTCATACTCTGAAGTAGCCCAATACCCCAATAGAATGAAGTCTCCAATTATGTATATTAGTTCACAGAGgctgttgggggaaggggaagtcaAGGCAGAAAGTTCATCTCATCCCACAAGGTTAATAAGATCCAGACCCTGGTATTAGTTAGCAGGTCTTTCATTTGATCTTATGATCaataccccccttttcttcccttaTGCCAGTTTAGGAATCCGAGGACTACAGCACAGTGCATCTCCTGTTCTGCTTGTTTTCAAATAATTACAGCATTTGTTTTTGTGGCATgggctagtgtggtatagtgcttaaTGTCAGACTAGCAGATGGCACAAATGAGTCTGAATTGCTTGctcagccatggaagcctgctgagtgacctcggacccatcacaatctctcagcctaacctattctCATAGGGCTATAGTTTGAGGATTGTGGAGGCAGAGTAAATGATGTGAAAAGCCACTTCAGGTGCCCAGTCAAAGAGAAAAGTGAGATGTAAGTAAAATATAACAGTGCTGTGTGCGCCTTCATCATCTTGTGAACAATTCTGAGAATGAAATGTTGAAATAAATGGGAATGGAATTTTTCTAAGTACCTTTTTCTCACACTCACCTCTCAGGTTTATTCCAGGGAACTGACctgtttcctttggaaaaaagaaaaggaggttaAAAATTGTGATGATATTTCTTCAGTTTGATGCTTTTCATAAAGTTGTATTATTACAGATACACTTTCTCTTGCTCTTAGTCTTTTCTGCTTTGGAGTGTGTGATGGTTTGTGGTGAAATGGTTTCCTATATCTGGTAAGTGAGCACTAATTCTAGCCAGCCGTGGAACCATCTTTTGCTGAACTGCCTTGTAGCACAATTTTGCATTGCCACCCGAGGGCAGGACCAgtactgcttgcttgcttgcttgcttgcttgcttgcttgcttgcttacttacttacttacttacttacttacttacttacttacttacttacttacttattcgaCTTCTATAATGCCCACCCTCGGAGGGCTTAGAGTTCCCAAACCACAATAACAACCCAACACTATTGTCTGTGGGGTAAAACTGTTTTTTATTAACAAAGGATACAGAgaagcatgaggcgcagcatgggatctgatctgtacgctgggcagcctgagtgctgttcCCTTAGTGAAGCTCTCCTCCAaccacctgttggaggaaaccattaACCTTTCGCAGCAAtcgtggaactcagctgggcggaTGCCTCTTGCTGAAGAACTGTTTTCCAGCcaaggggcgcaagcctcagtagccctcACATGGATATCCTGACTCGTGGcgtgctccaccccaaacctcttaagaggGTATCACCAAAGAGGGTAGCTctccagctcccctcaccatcagatcagttcccacgCACAACCTGCCGGCCTAGCTTTGACAGGGCATTAACATTGACcaaagggcagaggtgggtgggaaacttgctGCTGCCCCACATGAAAAGGAGGAACCCTGGGCTGAGtgaagccttataaaggctcctgCCAGACCCTCTTGCCATGATGCTTTGCCCCCACTAGGCATGGCCACCACCTGCCTTCTGCACTTCGAAGGGCAGGTTCGGTGGGGCCTCCTTGCCATGCCACAACACAAcacgagcctttattggcatataaaacaggacaaaattttaaaacaaaacaaggttaagaaatacagttaaattactaatttccagtataaaatttgcaacagtttcacaaaagagcacatcagagctgttcaggagattgggtatcttataacactcatgcactgagaacattgcaagaaaatggaattcatgtatttcatgcgtatcttattgtatttagggcatagaaacaaagaatggtcaagtgtttcaaccgtagtcatatcacatgaacaaactcttttagaatgttccgTGCCCTTTTCCGGGCAGCAATGATGGCCACGCATCCTCTCTCTGATGTTATGGTGTGATAGTCTGTAGATGGGTGATTCTTCATTTCATTGCCCATTCACATACACTGGTGAAGGCTGGTAAACACCTCTAAAAGTTCTAACGGGATCAGTAAGGTGTCCATGCCTGTGTTATTTCAGAAAAGTTTGATCTTGTAGGGCCCATATAAAAAACAAAAGTATTCTGTTTATCATAGAAGTCAGAAATTTGTTTCATAGCGTAGGTTTCAAGACAGAATcaaatgcagctttttaaaaaatccacagaaGCAGCAGAGTGTGATGTTGAGCCCCGGAAGAGTATTTCTCAATTAAATGTTGCAAAGTAAGACAGTGATCTAACCTGAAGCTGTCTGTTCCAAAACCATAATAAATGGATACCGATGAAGATTCCTGTTCTACTCAAACATTGTGCCTGTGTTCTTCTAAATGTGAAGGAGTACAAATTAGGAGGGTGGCTCCAGAGGGAATCTTTGGTGGCCTAAGATGGcgcttggcaaccctagagtcAGGGGCAGGGATCTTACGCATTGCATGATATTTAGTGTGTCCAGTGTGACTTTTTCAGTTTCCCTCCTCCTGGTGGCAGCTTGCCACTCCCTCTGCGAAGTTTAGGCTACTTCAAAACATGCACTGTATTACAGAAGAGACACTGCTACCAGTCGGAAAATTCAGCCATCTCTGACTCTGTACATCCCGGTAATTGCATTGCTTGCGTGCAGCAGTCTCTCTGGATCTCAGCCACACATTATTACTTGTTTACATTGACAATTGTTTCAATGCGCAGAAAACATTGTCCCATTGTTTATTTGTTGGCAACAAATGCTCTGAATAGTTTACTTACTGTCTTGCAAGACACAGCATGCATTTATTGCCATACGTCACACCATCTGTGGCACCGATTGGATCATAGTCCTTTGTGCAGCCCTTCAAGGTGTTAAGCAACATACTGCATGCCTCCAGCAATAACTATGAAAGTGTTCTATGTTGAATGATGAAACACtgttatttttatcctgcctttcctcatgtaGCAACAAGGTGTCTTGCAAATCATAATTGTAaaagacagaataaaataaataaccctCTTCCCCCTTGAAAGAATAATGTATTACAGTGAATTTATGAGTTATACAGATAACTTTGTGAAGCATGATGTTTCAAAAGttcaaactcttattattatttaaaatatttgcccATTGAATAAAAATTAGCCAGATGAAAAAAGagtcctgttttattttctcagATGAAATGTTATGCTATGACATCATACTCTATTTTGTCAGATTAACAAGGCTAACTAATCATTGCTTCATTTCAAATTATTACTATTAATTGATCTTGTGTCAACTAAACAATTGTGTATGCCATACTGGTACACTCTTCAGAGAGGTAAAGTTAAACTGTGCTCTTTACTGAGCTCAGTGTGAAGATTTGTTCTCAAATAGTGTAAAGAACCATGACTGATGACCTACCCTTGTATTATAGCAGGGGTCTGTGAAGAATGTTGGTTGCTCAGGTGACCCATTCTCCGACCACAAAAACAGTGGACAGGATCTTTGGTCAGCTATCTGTGGTTCCATCTAAGGTTAATTATACACTACAGTAGAACACTACACATATACTGGGGGTCAGGGACAAACCAAGATACAGAAGGCATTCAGAGATGGCTCCAGGTTTTTaaggggaggaggcagaggaggaagggTTTTGGGCCAGATGTCCACAGTAGATCCCTTGATGCCCAaagtccccccctttcccaatggtAGCTTCTCATCTTTACTGTTGACTTGTTTGACTAGATGGAGCAAACAAACAGGATCTGGTGGAGCCGCCCTGGTGGCCTGGTGAAGAAGCCACCATCACATTCTGCTCCCTGTCTTTGAATGGTGGTAAGGTCCACCTCTGCCCTGATGAGGTAGGAAGCAAATCAGCAGTGAATGCTGTGGCTCCTTTATGCTGTGGTTGTCTCAATAGCCATTACAGAAAGGAAAAAGCTGGGCAGGGCAGAGTGGGAAAAGGAGGTATTCCTGATGATAGCTTACACCAAATTGTTGGCAGTGATGAAAGCCAGCATAGTGGTCAGAATGTCAGACTGGGACCTGAGATACTCATCAGGGGATTTGGAAgcaagtgtcatcaatatgtggatgacacctaGCTCTATCCCTCCATTTCATCAGAGTCAGGAGAGGCTCTCTATATGCTGTACTGCTGCCTGGAAGCAGTTGTGGGCTGGATGAGAACCAACAAACTGatgctgaatccagacaagatggagatTCTCTGTGTTCTGGGCTCCTGAGTCTGTGAGATCACAGGGCACCCGGTTCTGGATGGGGTTATATTGCCCTAGAAAGACCAGATGTGAGAGCTGGGAGTGTTCCTGGATTCATCCTGTCCTTTGAAGTTCAGACGATGTCAGTGGCCATAAAAGCGTTCTAGCACCTTCCTCTGATTTGCTAGCTCTGCCCATTTTTTGACAAAggccacagtgttacatgctctggtaacctcttgATTGAACTACAGTAATGCACTCTATGTGATTCTacccttgaagatggtccagaagcTGGAGTTGGTATAACTAGGCTGTTAGCTGGTACATCTGGCCAGATCACATTGGTCCTTAATGAACTGAATTGGCTCCTCATTTactcctgagcccaattcaaggtgttgatgttgACACACAaaaccctaaatggcttgggtcttGCCTAGACATCCAcctcaaaaaaaaagaggaaggaaaaacaatACTTGCATGGAATTGCtaggtaaaacaaacaaactttattcatttactttttacacgGAAATCACAcagagatgagctgcaagcagaagaaacctccatgggaatctTCAGACAATCTCTGgttcagcacacaaaatggttggCACAAATGGTGAAAattaaagtaagaggtttggaagggagaaataaaacatttcctgcctgctttcgtTCTCTCAGCagacaggaaatgttttcaacccagattagggaaaaaagatcacaaacctcttccccaaaagtctttttaaaacgtcaccaaggccatttctgcatggtccaaatatcctgggttgagcaagagaaataccccattccatgcaagaagttcacacagttcctggtcctcaagcgggtttgccctgcaatattttcctcatctcagggtattcaaaaatcacaaagttggcaattcttttcagaaatcctggGGTGAGTCCGCTACCATGCAAATACTATGGGAGAAGAATCAGTTTATTCTTCcggcccagccacctgatctccctgcccctccacctgccctcagtggtgggattcaaataatccaacaaccggttccagtggtgggattcaaataatataacaactggtggtttacaagcaccattttaacaactgattctgccgaagtggtgcgaacctgctgaatcccatcactgcctgtccccgcctgacgttcattcaagctgccactcaaaaacaacagccagtcagaacatgggacactgggcatgctcagatatgcttgcaatgtaaatacagaagtcctggcttgtgcaaaagaaattggagtatttcctcccagtcttcaatGGATTCTTTAAAacaatgggcagccatgcaaagggagaaaccaggataaaacagaccggGTATGATcatgccatgtggaaatggcccaagttgttttatttctgctgtgctgaaATCACCATAGAGAATgaacaaaaacagcagtttgaaaaccaCAGGAACAAAcagcaaactttttaaaagcctctgtACCAAACTGAGGCTAGGCTGAATTCTCTTGTTGGTATGGGTACAATATTGTAGCAGATATTGGTTTCTTTGTCACTAATGGATGGCTGTTCATCTCCATAAgcataaaatcaacaaaaattgTAGCAGAGACACCCTTGACAGGGATGAGTGAAAGAAATTTCCTATGGCTGGTTCTAGGTGATTGCCTCTTGAAGTTCAAAGAGGCAATCACTACCCTCCCTGAGTTTTGTTCATATGTTTAATGAAATCCACTTATTAAGTACATTATATCTTCTAGGAGCTGCCAACATTTTGACACATAATATAGTTGTTTCATAAGTGATACAATGAATGCAATCCTAGACAACCAAAGGTTTGGCTTGTGCAGAAAATCTCTAGTTACTTCAGGGACTGCTGCCAGTAGAGCAGGACTTCTTTCTCATGCTGCATCCCAAAATATCCCTAAatgtagctcaggggtaggggTGGGTAGGGCAGAGGGCCCCTCCAGGAACAGCATGAGGTAGAAGTCTGCAGGAGGAGGCGGAACTAAtgaaaacacccctcccccccttcagtggatccaacccatagcatGAAGCAGAAGGAAATAAACACACATAAAGTCTGAAATATACGTATCAGAAATAGTTCCTGTAGTGTATATTACTCAGTTGTATGAGCAGTTTTAAATGGTAAAGCAGTTTGCCTGGTCTGCCAatcaatttcaatttttaaaaaactatttgctCCTTCTCCCTTTCTGTGTCATAGCTGTGGAGCAGAGCAGGTATTGGTTGGGAAGGGATGTCTTTTCCTGCTGTAAGAACACAATGCACAATACTGGCTGCTTCTCTGCTAGAAGTGTAAAAGACTttagcaggggcggagcgagggaaaactgtgcctggggcacacgtgcgccctgtgcccctgccccagcgCTTCctgccctcgccacgcccctgCCGTGGCTCCGCCCATAGCATtgtgccccctgccctgttggcactacgccactggactTTAGTACTTTTCCCAAATTGCATTTCTTTTCCAATGGCGACCATTTTGAAAATTTGTATTGAAAAGTGGTATAAAACtaacaaattaacaaaacaacCTACTGATACCACTACATAAATAATAATGCGATTACTAATATGAAGTATATAGTAACATGAAAAGTATAGTTGATTccaatataaatattaaataacaaTTACAAAACCAATCCATTCCACGTTTTCTCAGGCATCTTCAGCTCAAGTCCTTCTGGATTTGCATGGGGCTATGTTTATTTTGGAATGGTGAGTGTGATGGTCTTGGCCATTCTTTTTGAGATACAAcactgaaaacaaaaggaaacattgtCAAAACAGTAAGATACCTGCATCCATAGCATGTCTATATTTGATAACTTTGCTTCTGCCTTGCAAGTGGAACCAAATTAAACCTCTGCTTCAAATCAGTTTCACATTTTTACTTAATTCCATTGCTCCCTTACCTGGACATTGTAAGATATTTACTGACAACCAGCAGGATACAAAGGTGGTGAGACATGGAGTGGGGTGGCTATCAGCAATAGCATGATGTCATTTTCcaagaaaacctggaaatgacatcatgcctctgggaatttctggttttaccacagagtttctcaCAATTTCTTGAAAGGCATGATGCCACcagtttcccaccccccaccttcactGTTCTGAGCAGAGATGTGAAGGAGGAGCTTGGGGTTGGCAACCTAGAAGAGCATCTCCAGATGCTACTAAGTGAAATATAAGTGCAGATTGAGGCAGACACATTCAAATATATAACAGAGGTGGTTGTGGTGGAAAGAGGTACAGACCAAATGAAATGTAATACTGTAATCTTTAAACTGTGTTTTATGTACTGTGTGCTATTCTTCTTTCCTTGTCTAAACTTAATTCTTCCACTTTTCTTCTTTTGACGTTATCTATTGTGCCCCACATTTCGTCTCTACTGGTGCTAAACGTGATTAATGCTGTAGAAGTTTCTTCTTTTTACCAGTGTACTCctttaagtatttaaaatatgATTAAGATAACCTTGGTTAGTGCTGGTGAAGATAATTAATTCTAAACAATGACTAAAGCTGACAAGAGGTAGGAGAGAAGGATTTGCATTTGAAAGTGGAGGACAACCAGAAAGTAGGTGAGCTCATTATGGACTCCTTATAACTATAGCCCACAGTCTGCCAATATTGTCTGTTACTTCTCAGAGACGCTATAAAGGTTACAGGAGcatttattgtttttcatttaaAGTACATGTATATTCAAGCTGGAGAGTCACTACAGATACAACGTGGTATGGGACAGATATCTTGCACACTCATTGCTTTGGGCCCAAGACTTTTTCAACAAAGCAGACTGTGTAGGTTTGGGAACACTGCCATAAGCTATGCAAACTATGAAATGAATATGAATACCTTGAACAAAGATGACTCTGTTATTCTACCTTCAATATTCCCAAaacaaaacgaaacaaaaaaCAATAACCACCTCCCCTGGACCAACAATTCACGTCGGTGCCAAGATTTAGAAAAGTGTTGCTGCCATAAAAGTGTTTTTCTCTTCAGCTAGTGAAGGATAATTGGTACTTCCTTCTCAACCTGTCTTTCACAAACAATAAGACTATTGCCTGCCAGTGTTCTGGTAACAGTGTAAACAGGGCATTTAAGCACTTTCAAAAACTTTTAAGTAGCAGGAGGACATAAAGTAGTTGGAAATCCCCAGACAAAATGTTATTAAGATACTGTTCATATCAATAAAGTACTTCACAAATAATGGATTCCTAGTGTCTATAAATGAGTAGTAATCATATTGTATTGTTGCCTGTactcagggaggggagggggagagaaaatagACAACAATATATTATAAGGTTTAACTGAAATAAACCAGAGTGCATACAAGAAGTTCATTCTTCCTAAAATCATTTACTATGTACAACAAATTAGCTTCCAGTTACTGCAAAAAAGTTGTGTTGATACAAATCTACCCAAATGTTCCAAATgtgcttttaatttctttttattaaatattattagtTATACCTGCAAGGCTTAGACCATTCACTCCAAGCAGATTTCTCATTGTATCTGTCTCTGGATTGGATATagtatattttgtttttcttaattttaaaactGCAGCCTAGGCGATTTCCATTTTCCAGTTGTATAGGGTTATCAACTTCATAAATCTGAGAATGAAAGCACAACTTAGTTCAATGACATGTAAGAAAAATGGCATTAAgcataaatgaaacaaattttcaacaagatttccagaggtTCCTAGACATGATGATTGCTCTTTAAAAGCAGACGGAAGATATGGAGATCAAAATGTTATAACCACGTTGACTCTACATGTCTGAAAAATTTCACACGTCATCTTCCTCTTGGGTATGAAAAATAAATTTCTCATGCCATTCTGTTTTCTGAATGTCATGGCTTCTGCTTGATGATCTAATTATCAGATTAGCACAGATCTGGTAATATTTGGACGGCCACATGTTTTGACTGGAATGTCAGTCAATGGAGTTAATGGAGACAGACGTAATTTTGTTTAGAACATTTACCACCACAAGTTCTATATACATACTCAGCCTTACATACTCAGTAaacctttgaagaagaaaaaaacccagcagttGATTGTAAGCCACCAGCTAAAATCAgtctggggagctgtttgcataaTAATCTTCTAAAATGACACTGCTATTATCAGTGACTACAACTGATCCAATTTCTTCAAGTTTTAAGAAGGAAAGGAATGTTGAAGGAATGTAAACTGGGTTAATATGGTTCTCTTACACTTTGTGATCTATATCACAACTAAATCCATAGTTTATGGAGTTATTAAGTGGCAAAGAAAGAAGCGTAAATATTCATAAGATAATGGGAATATGTCCTCCAAAGCGTAAATATTCATAAGATAATGGGAATATGTCCTTCAAAGGGcactccttatttatttatttatttatttatttatttatttatttatttatttatttatttatttatttatttatttagttagttagttagttagttagttatcaGCTGGTCAATAGTGAATGCTGAGGGCAATGGAGAAATTATCTTATTTTTCAATTGTTGGAAGTTATACAGGACAATTGGGGTAGtcattgggggaaataaaattgTGGCGTAAATGATTTGTGACTTAAGCTAACAAATAGATATTTCAGTTAGGAACAGTGTCATCCTAACCAAATTAACCCTTCTGCACCCAATGACTTCAATCACTTAGAAAGTTGCTAAGGATTGCATTGTGAGCCTTCCACCTGTCCTCACAGATCTCCAGTTCATAACTTTTGATGGTATTTTCCCATGGTGGAAATATACCAACATATTgttaaagtgggggaggggggaatctagtTACAGAAGACTTACCTTTTCTGAGGCTCCAATTGTTTTGATCCGATATTTCAGCCCAAAATAAGATAATGGAGTACTCCAGGTTTGAGGGGGTTTCCAAATCACTTGGCAGGCTGTCCCATTGCATACTATTTCACAAGCAGTAACATCAGGCTTTACTGCAAGGCACAATTCAATCAGCATTAGTTAAAATGTATGTCCTCATTAGCTAACTGCTTAGCTAACTGCTACAGATTAGCTAACTGCTACAGAAGGTTCATTCACTAAAAAATGTAAGTAAAATAAGAATGTAAGATGTGAAATATCTGGCAAAGGGAAGTTTTGAATTGCTACCAGATATGTAAGAATCCGCTGTAAGATCtattccaggggtccccaatacAATGTCCAATGGATGCCATTGTGCCTAACagtggatggggccaggtggagttttttgcccagcagagcttctgattggctgtataTACTGAAAAACAATGCTgcggtggcggcagcagctgccacctcagcacaaggatcttcactttatgattggaaatattttaagtaaGAAGTCTTTTTCACAAACACCCACAGAGACCTTGACAATGGATCACAGAATAATGTATACTGGAACATAGTGCCCAAATACCATACATTGCAGATGTGAAAATAAATTATCACTTTAACAAGAATCATATTTGTTGCAACCCCAACCCTGCTAAACTGAGAAAAGACCCCTTCATCCTTACTCACTGATGTCTTTGATGAAGAAGCTGACAGTGTCGTTTTCATATTGATTTTTGTCAAAAACTTCCAGAACCATTTCAGTTGGCTGGTACTCTTCAACACCTGGGCAAGGTCTCTCTTTCTTGCAGGAAACGGAGTAACTTTGCAATGTTGTAGGGTCTCTTATGGGCTTCTCACAAGTTATGCTTCCTAAAATATTATCCCTGTCCAtgaattccaaaaaaaaaaaaattgcatggtgAATTTTCCTTTCAACAATTTAGGACATTCATGCTGTTTCCAACATGGTTGTTTAGCCACAGGCATCCAGCAAATGATTTGAAAAGGGGTGTCTGTTGCAACAACAGCTATAAAAGATCTTGTGACACCTTCAAGACAAAAGCTTGACTTCTATAAACGAGTTCTATCCATGCTAGATAGTGGCCCTTTATGATCAAGctcctgaaaatattttgcaagcaTTCTCACTGCCCCCCTGCATTTGTCCACAATCACCCCctcaaaaacacttcctggccaCCAATTTGtggttctggtttttaaaaacatttaagatTTGTAGCTATGAAGCTCCAAAACCTTGTGCTGAAATCTCTAGGAGTCACGCCTACATAGGAACATAGGCATGACCCccccataaattaaaaaaaactgacagaaatacagtATGAACCTAAATATAAAGAATGAGTCAGAAACAGTATGGATATGAATTAAAATGGCTCTGCCTGGcttaaaagaacagcaataaaaccataaactttaaTAGAAAAGATTAAAAACACTATATCCAATAACACAAATATCAACAATGGCAACAATAATGCAATACACGAACAACATTAACAGACAAGAAAGAAatcccaaaatatgcacaaaagatcatgagtctctgtataaataatgTTCCTTCCATGAAAAGCTTGTGAAGCATCAATTGAAGCACAATTGAAGCATTCAATTGTGAAGCATCAAACAGACCTCCAGTAATCAAATCCACTAAAAGGAAAAGAATGTTTGTCCATCAAAACATTGGAA of Sphaerodactylus townsendi isolate TG3544 linkage group LG03, MPM_Stown_v2.3, whole genome shotgun sequence contains these proteins:
- the IL12B gene encoding interleukin-12 subunit beta, with protein sequence MMTSQRLDWKLKIAVRSKNTDNILGSITCEKPIRDPTTLQSYSVSCKKERPCPGVEEYQPTEMVLEVFDKNQYENDTVSFFIKDIIKPDVTACEIVCNGTACQVIWKPPQTWSTPLSYFGLKYRIKTIGASEKIYEVDNPIQLENGNRLGCSFKIKKNKIYYIQSRDRYNEKSAWSEWSKPCSVVSQKEWPRPSHSPFQNKHSPMQIQKDLS